Proteins encoded by one window of Candidatus Eisenbacteria bacterium:
- a CDS encoding S8 family serine peptidase produces MKRFLVALAAASLAAASPSQAASPKLESALARLAVSRTEGPAKARAFAEESLLPLEGDSALVTIRPTWGARTDAIDFHALAATGTRVLARSRSFIRALVPIGALGAAAECPGVAFIERPIAGHPLIVSQGVSLTGADVLQSLGYDGSGTRVAVLDNGFIGWMNAVNQGELPASVASRTFDFSGTGFATETEHGTAVAEAVHDMAPGAELTLMKIGDAASLEIALDTCIARGIDVVNHSVGWFGQPGDGSGAISAVADTAASRGILWVNAAGNHAWGHNEGIFTDTDADGWHEFAPGSEEILISIANPAETVRIHLTWNAWPTTNEDYDLYLTNQMGMTLASSTNSQALHAQEPREFIGFTGASGTLKIKIKKVSTTTQHSFDLFVMDQDLQTHRVTAGSLLAPADARGAVAVGAINRNSWAAGPQEYFSSQGPTNDGRVKPDLCGPDNCNSYTYGAWHGTSLASPHVAGAAALLFSAYPTWNADSVRAELLAGAIDLGPAGPDSVYGHGKLALSPPPPSPPAPFTATAWNGEVVLSWTNPSNVNFQSTTIRFSTAGYPLSPAGGSPLGVFAGPPGSDSSFTHAPLANGTTYWYSAFAYDGSSYSIAAEAHATPSGPDAPGAPSLAAIKGDGEVLLEWTAPSDPDLEGIRIEYGTAPLSGTVGAGLPLPSGLFRSAAPSATGRDTLSGATNGTTYYFNAFAYDSTGHYSVAAEASATPADTIPPVPPLAFAAEGGDNLVLLRWTNSPAPDVAGIEIRFSTLSPPATPQDGDTMMTGWAGRLPGAPSQPDSFMHVGLLSGLTYYYSAFAFDDAFLYSSRLVDSATTNPASAVDTIPPGMPIAFTAYPGDREIRLEWTNPVAADFAALRIRYSTSAHPATPAEGNPIENGAGGVFPGEPASDSFFIHQGLTNGTMYFYSAFAFDDSGNHSPAAVLQATPADTTAPGPILAFSATPGEGSILLAWTNPSDADFAHAVIRFDTTAYPATPAAGLPVPEIGTGVFPGAPGAHRSFTHAKRIGGVTYYYSAFAFDADSNRAAAATASASPLDTTPPGPLALFSATAGIDNILVRWTNPNDPDFAGTTIRFSPIAFPNSPSAGFPLPNGADGFFPAGPGEQDSFVHIGLANGITYRYAAFPSDRKGNFGPRAQAAATLVDTIAPPPPPTFAAGYADGAIVLRWTHASGSDFAGTYIVFSTDQVPLDRRDGTPVPSTHGGYFPGAEATADSFTHEGLVEGTAYYYAAYSYDAVPNFSTPAVDSAATPADTIAPELVLGILPNPYLLYYLDLYLLASEPLDPESVFVEADGALIPMTRTDPIEEVWLGKARLAGAGSASILAAATDRAGNRAEVSGSVSYAPAPADRPLALASPDGAVVLRVDAGAAGGARAFSIVPTAWNAGLSEVGPAKTARPAVLADEGAYAIQSIGAWPRAGASLECLLDPSEWAGVPLEEIALEHATLGTIPLVVDKERFTAGGPLASPGIVRLTRDRSGPSRPPAPSLLILEPNAPNPFNPETTIRFTVGAKGPARVTIHTVSGRLVRTLFDGEALPGAREVLWDGRDDAGLPAGSGAYLYRVETDRASDARLMILLR; encoded by the coding sequence ATGAAACGGTTTCTTGTCGCGCTCGCCGCCGCGTCCCTCGCGGCGGCTTCTCCCTCGCAGGCCGCGAGCCCGAAACTCGAAAGCGCGCTCGCGCGGCTCGCCGTGAGCCGAACGGAAGGCCCGGCGAAGGCGCGGGCCTTTGCCGAGGAGAGCCTCCTCCCGCTTGAAGGAGACTCCGCGCTCGTCACGATCCGCCCGACTTGGGGAGCGCGCACGGATGCGATCGACTTCCACGCGCTCGCCGCGACCGGGACGCGCGTCCTCGCCCGCTCGCGGAGCTTCATCCGCGCGCTCGTCCCGATCGGCGCCCTCGGGGCCGCCGCGGAGTGCCCCGGCGTCGCCTTCATCGAGAGACCGATCGCCGGGCATCCGCTCATCGTGAGCCAGGGGGTCTCCCTCACCGGAGCGGATGTCCTCCAGTCGCTCGGGTACGACGGTTCCGGGACGCGGGTGGCGGTGCTCGACAACGGTTTCATCGGGTGGATGAACGCGGTGAACCAGGGCGAGCTTCCCGCATCGGTCGCGTCCCGCACGTTCGACTTCAGCGGCACCGGCTTCGCGACCGAGACCGAGCACGGCACCGCGGTCGCCGAGGCGGTCCACGACATGGCGCCGGGAGCCGAGCTCACCCTCATGAAGATCGGGGACGCGGCGAGCCTCGAGATCGCGCTCGACACGTGCATCGCGCGGGGGATCGACGTCGTCAACCACTCGGTCGGCTGGTTCGGGCAGCCGGGGGACGGAAGCGGCGCGATCTCTGCGGTGGCGGACACGGCGGCAAGCCGCGGCATCTTGTGGGTGAACGCGGCCGGGAACCACGCCTGGGGGCACAACGAGGGGATCTTCACCGACACGGACGCCGACGGTTGGCACGAGTTCGCGCCGGGGAGCGAGGAGATCCTCATCAGCATCGCCAACCCCGCCGAGACGGTCCGCATTCACCTCACATGGAACGCCTGGCCGACGACGAACGAGGACTACGACCTCTACCTCACGAACCAGATGGGGATGACGCTCGCCTCCTCGACGAACTCCCAAGCGCTTCACGCGCAGGAGCCGCGCGAGTTCATCGGCTTCACGGGCGCCTCCGGCACGCTGAAGATCAAGATCAAGAAGGTCTCGACGACGACCCAACACTCGTTCGATCTCTTCGTGATGGATCAGGATCTCCAAACGCACCGCGTGACCGCGGGGAGCCTCCTCGCCCCAGCCGACGCCCGGGGAGCCGTCGCGGTCGGCGCGATCAACCGGAACTCGTGGGCGGCCGGCCCGCAGGAATATTTTAGTTCGCAAGGACCGACGAACGACGGCCGCGTGAAGCCGGATCTCTGCGGCCCGGACAACTGCAACAGCTACACGTACGGCGCCTGGCACGGCACCTCGCTCGCCTCGCCGCACGTCGCGGGAGCGGCTGCGCTTCTCTTCTCCGCGTATCCCACGTGGAACGCCGACAGCGTGCGCGCGGAGCTCCTCGCGGGAGCGATCGATCTGGGTCCCGCGGGCCCCGATTCGGTCTACGGGCACGGGAAGCTCGCGCTCTCCCCACCGCCGCCGAGCCCGCCCGCCCCCTTCACGGCGACCGCCTGGAACGGCGAGGTCGTTCTCTCCTGGACGAACCCTTCGAACGTCAACTTTCAGTCGACGACGATCCGCTTCTCCACGGCCGGCTATCCGCTCTCCCCGGCGGGGGGTTCTCCCCTCGGCGTCTTCGCCGGGCCACCGGGGTCCGATTCATCCTTCACGCACGCGCCGCTCGCGAACGGCACGACCTACTGGTACAGCGCGTTCGCGTACGACGGCTCCTCCTACTCGATTGCCGCCGAGGCGCACGCGACGCCTTCCGGGCCGGACGCCCCGGGCGCCCCCTCGCTCGCGGCGATCAAGGGGGACGGAGAGGTCCTTCTCGAGTGGACGGCCCCGTCCGATCCAGACCTCGAGGGGATTCGGATCGAGTACGGGACCGCGCCCCTTTCCGGAACCGTCGGGGCCGGTCTTCCGCTTCCGAGCGGGCTCTTTCGGAGCGCGGCCCCCTCGGCGACCGGAAGGGACACCCTCTCCGGCGCGACGAACGGCACGACCTACTACTTCAACGCGTTCGCGTACGACTCCACCGGGCACTACTCGGTTGCGGCAGAGGCGTCCGCGACCCCCGCCGACACGATTCCTCCGGTCCCGCCCCTTGCGTTCGCGGCGGAAGGAGGGGACAACCTCGTCCTTCTTCGCTGGACGAACTCCCCCGCCCCGGACGTCGCGGGGATCGAGATCCGCTTCTCGACCCTCTCTCCCCCCGCGACCCCTCAGGACGGCGACACGATGATGACCGGATGGGCGGGCCGCCTCCCGGGTGCCCCGAGCCAACCGGATAGCTTCATGCATGTCGGGCTTCTCTCGGGGTTGACCTATTACTACTCGGCCTTCGCGTTCGACGACGCGTTCCTCTACTCAAGCCGCCTCGTCGATTCCGCGACGACGAACCCCGCGAGCGCGGTCGATACGATCCCGCCCGGGATGCCGATCGCGTTCACCGCCTATCCGGGAGACCGAGAGATCCGGCTCGAGTGGACGAACCCGGTGGCGGCCGACTTCGCCGCGCTCCGGATCCGTTACTCGACGAGCGCGCATCCGGCGACGCCGGCGGAAGGGAACCCGATCGAGAACGGCGCGGGAGGCGTCTTCCCCGGAGAGCCCGCCTCGGATAGTTTTTTCATCCATCAAGGGTTGACGAACGGAACGATGTACTTCTATTCGGCGTTCGCCTTCGACGACTCGGGAAACCACTCGCCGGCGGCGGTGCTCCAAGCGACGCCGGCCGACACGACCGCCCCGGGGCCGATCCTCGCGTTCAGCGCCACGCCGGGGGAAGGGTCGATCCTTCTCGCGTGGACGAACCCCTCGGACGCCGACTTCGCCCATGCGGTGATCCGCTTCGACACGACCGCGTATCCCGCCACGCCGGCGGCCGGTCTTCCGGTTCCCGAAATCGGGACCGGCGTTTTCCCGGGCGCTCCCGGCGCACATCGGTCCTTCACGCACGCCAAGCGGATCGGCGGGGTGACCTACTACTACTCCGCGTTCGCCTTCGACGCCGACTCGAACCGCGCCGCCGCGGCGACCGCGTCCGCCTCGCCGCTCGACACGACGCCGCCCGGACCCCTCGCGCTCTTCTCCGCGACCGCGGGGATCGACAACATCCTCGTCCGATGGACGAACCCGAACGATCCGGACTTCGCCGGGACGACGATTCGCTTCTCGCCGATCGCGTTTCCGAACAGCCCGTCCGCCGGTTTTCCCCTCCCGAACGGAGCGGACGGCTTCTTCCCCGCCGGGCCGGGCGAGCAGGATTCGTTCGTCCACATCGGGCTCGCGAACGGGATCACCTACCGCTACGCCGCCTTCCCCTCCGACCGGAAGGGGAACTTCGGGCCCCGCGCGCAGGCGGCGGCGACGCTCGTCGACACGATCGCGCCGCCTCCCCCGCCCACCTTCGCCGCGGGCTACGCGGACGGCGCGATCGTCCTCCGTTGGACGCACGCGAGCGGCTCGGACTTCGCCGGAACGTACATCGTCTTCTCGACCGACCAGGTCCCGCTCGACCGAAGGGACGGAACGCCGGTCCCCTCGACGCACGGAGGCTACTTCCCCGGTGCGGAGGCGACCGCCGATTCCTTCACACACGAAGGTCTTGTCGAGGGGACAGCCTATTACTACGCCGCGTATAGCTACGACGCGGTCCCGAACTTCTCGACGCCCGCGGTCGATTCGGCGGCAACGCCCGCGGACACGATCGCGCCCGAGCTCGTCCTCGGGATCCTCCCGAACCCTTATCTTCTCTATTATTTGGATCTCTATCTTCTCGCCTCGGAGCCGCTCGATCCGGAATCGGTCTTCGTCGAGGCGGACGGAGCGCTGATCCCGATGACGCGAACCGATCCGATCGAGGAGGTCTGGCTCGGAAAGGCGCGGCTCGCCGGCGCGGGGAGCGCGTCGATTCTGGCCGCCGCGACGGATCGCGCCGGGAACCGGGCGGAGGTTTCGGGGAGCGTCTCGTACGCGCCCGCCCCGGCGGACCGGCCGCTCGCCCTCGCGAGCCCGGACGGTGCGGTCGTGCTCCGCGTCGATGCGGGGGCGGCCGGAGGGGCGCGCGCCTTCTCGATCGTTCCGACCGCCTGGAACGCGGGTCTCTCCGAAGTCGGACCGGCGAAGACGGCCCGTCCCGCCGTCCTCGCTGATGAGGGCGCCTACGCGATCCAATCGATCGGCGCCTGGCCCCGAGCCGGAGCGTCCCTCGAGTGTCTTCTCGATCCGAGCGAGTGGGCCGGCGTTCCCTTGGAGGAGATCGCGCTCGAGCACGCCACCCTGGGGACGATCCCCCTCGTCGTGGACAAGGAGCGCTTCACGGCCGGCGGTCCCCTCGCGAGTCCCGGCATCGTTCGGCTCACGCGGGACCGGAGCGGGCCGAGCCGTCCCCCGGCCCCCTCGCTCCTCATCCTCGAACCGAACGCGCCAAACCCGTTCAACCCGGAGACGACGATCCGCTTCACGGTCGGCGCGAAGGGCCCCGCGCGCGTCACGATCCACACCGTGTCGGGAAGGCTCGTCCGAACCCTCTTCGACGGCGAGGCGCTCCCCGGAGCGCGCGAGGTCCTCTGGGATGGCCGGGACGACGCGGGGCTCCCCGCGGGGAGCGGCGCGTATCTCTATCGAGTCGAAACCGACCGCGCCTCCGACGCGCGGCTCATGATCCTTCTTCGATGA
- a CDS encoding 3D domain-containing protein, whose product MDGRRKRKRSLLFGSARALLAILALGIIAWGDVPDPENPGVPPRVATGDRPETGDYRHQRRAVALLPPLEVVVTAYSPTECQTDSLPFVTATNTHPRPGVIALSRDLIRAFNPTAPFRFGDRVHLAGIGEFIVEDTMHERWNRRADIFFESTDDAIRWGKRRLAITLVEPEGGSSGSVRREASAPSE is encoded by the coding sequence ATGGACGGACGAAGAAAGCGAAAACGAAGCCTGTTGTTTGGATCCGCCCGCGCCCTCCTGGCGATCCTCGCGCTCGGGATCATCGCCTGGGGGGACGTGCCCGATCCCGAGAACCCGGGGGTTCCACCGAGGGTCGCCACGGGAGACCGGCCGGAGACGGGCGACTACCGGCATCAGAGACGCGCGGTAGCGCTTCTCCCCCCTCTCGAGGTGGTCGTCACCGCCTATTCCCCGACCGAATGCCAGACGGACAGCCTGCCGTTCGTCACCGCGACGAACACCCATCCCCGCCCCGGTGTGATCGCTCTCTCGCGCGACCTGATCCGCGCCTTCAACCCAACCGCTCCGTTCCGTTTCGGCGACCGGGTTCACCTCGCTGGGATCGGCGAGTTCATCGTGGAGGACACGATGCACGAGCGGTGGAACCGGCGGGCGGACATCTTTTTCGAATCGACGGACGACGCGATCCGCTGGGGGAAGAGAAGGCTCGCGATCACGCTCGTGGAGCCGGAGGGCGGCTCGAGCGGTTCCGTTCGTAGAGAAGCTTCAGCCCCTTCAGAGTAA
- a CDS encoding type III pantothenate kinase — MSTRIAIDMGNTETAVALFDRETIVGVRNVRTERFAGSGGARGLLDEALAALGAAGKPIEGSVVATVVPAHLADLVGALSRLHEGEPLVVGPSIDLGVRIGYERPEELGPDRIADAVAGFAEAKGAVIVVDLGTATTFNAVTEDGVFLGGAIAPGIRTGADALARRTARIARAELVFPERAIGTSTDEAVRSGILWGAVAMIDGMVTRIRDEMGGGLAIATGGLAALVAPRSRAIDRADPLLTLKGLKLLYERNRSSRPPAPRA, encoded by the coding sequence GTGAGCACGCGCATCGCCATCGACATGGGGAACACGGAGACGGCGGTCGCGCTCTTCGACCGGGAGACGATCGTCGGGGTTCGGAACGTGCGGACCGAGCGGTTCGCGGGGAGCGGAGGCGCCCGTGGGCTTCTCGACGAAGCGCTCGCCGCACTCGGCGCCGCGGGAAAGCCGATCGAGGGATCGGTCGTGGCGACGGTCGTCCCGGCGCATCTCGCGGATCTTGTCGGCGCCCTTTCCCGCCTGCACGAGGGGGAACCGCTCGTCGTCGGCCCGTCGATCGATCTCGGGGTTCGCATCGGGTACGAACGGCCGGAGGAGCTCGGTCCCGACCGGATCGCGGACGCGGTCGCGGGCTTCGCCGAGGCCAAGGGGGCGGTGATCGTCGTCGATCTCGGGACGGCGACGACCTTCAACGCGGTGACCGAGGACGGGGTCTTCCTCGGCGGGGCGATCGCCCCGGGGATCCGAACGGGAGCCGACGCGCTCGCCCGCCGCACCGCCCGGATCGCCCGCGCGGAGCTTGTCTTCCCCGAGCGCGCGATCGGGACGAGCACGGACGAGGCGGTCCGTTCGGGTATTCTGTGGGGAGCGGTGGCGATGATCGACGGGATGGTCACCCGGATCCGGGACGAAATGGGGGGCGGTCTCGCGATCGCGACCGGAGGTCTCGCCGCGCTCGTCGCCCCGCGCTCACGCGCGATCGACCGCGCGGATCCTCTCCTTACTCTGAAGGGGCTGAAGCTTCTCTACGAACGGAACCGCTCGAGCCGCCCTCCGGCTCCACGAGCGTGA
- a CDS encoding IS5 family transposase, whose protein sequence is MRGSDQRPDEMWSYVSMEDRIPAEHPLRPLRRMVDRVLKSLSPRFATLYADTGRPSIPPERLLRALLIQVLYTIRSERLLMEQLDYNLLFRWFVGLSMDDTVWDATVFTKNRDRLLRGDIAEAFFAQVVKVARSEGLLSDEHFTVDGTLIEAWAGQKSFRKRSGEPHRSDDDPGNPTVDFHGEKRSNATHASTTDPEARLYKKTRGSEAKLAYLGHLLMENRNGLAVNAMVTEANGSMERAAALVMIQEVKTPRPITVGADKNFDTAGFVEDARRLNAVPHVAQNTRNRSSAIDGRTTRHSGYAISQRLRKRIEEIFGWMKTVGLIRKTRHRGRDRVGWMFVFTVAVYDLIRIRNLTGAGG, encoded by the coding sequence ATGCGTGGATCGGATCAGCGACCGGACGAGATGTGGAGCTACGTGTCGATGGAGGATCGGATTCCGGCGGAACATCCGTTGCGTCCCTTGCGCCGGATGGTGGACCGGGTGCTGAAGAGTCTCTCGCCTCGGTTCGCGACGCTCTACGCGGACACGGGTCGTCCGTCGATCCCTCCCGAGCGTCTTCTCCGGGCCTTGCTGATCCAGGTTCTCTATACGATTCGGAGCGAGCGGCTCCTCATGGAGCAGCTCGACTACAACCTCTTGTTCCGGTGGTTCGTGGGTCTTTCGATGGACGATACGGTGTGGGACGCGACGGTGTTTACGAAGAACCGCGACCGCCTCTTGCGGGGGGACATCGCCGAGGCGTTCTTCGCGCAAGTGGTGAAGGTGGCGCGCTCGGAGGGCCTTCTCTCGGACGAGCACTTCACGGTGGACGGGACGTTGATCGAAGCCTGGGCGGGGCAGAAGAGCTTTCGGAAGAGGAGCGGCGAACCGCATCGCTCCGACGACGATCCCGGGAATCCGACGGTCGACTTCCACGGGGAGAAGCGATCGAACGCGACGCATGCGTCCACGACCGATCCGGAGGCCCGTCTCTATAAGAAGACGAGGGGGAGCGAGGCGAAGCTGGCGTATCTCGGGCACCTGTTGATGGAGAACCGGAATGGGCTCGCAGTGAACGCGATGGTGACGGAGGCGAACGGGTCGATGGAGCGAGCCGCAGCGCTCGTGATGATCCAAGAGGTGAAGACACCGCGGCCGATCACGGTGGGAGCCGACAAGAACTTCGACACCGCCGGCTTCGTCGAGGACGCGCGGCGCTTGAACGCGGTTCCCCATGTGGCTCAGAACACAAGAAACCGCTCGAGCGCGATCGATGGACGGACCACGAGACATTCGGGATACGCGATCAGCCAGAGGCTTCGGAAGCGGATCGAGGAGATCTTCGGGTGGATGAAGACGGTCGGGCTCATCCGGAAGACCCGGCACCGAGGGAGGGATCGGGTCGGATGGATGTTCGTCTTCACCGTCGCTGTGTACGACCTGATCCGGATCCGGAACTTGACCGGCGCGGGAGGATGA
- a CDS encoding biotin--[acetyl-CoA-carboxylase] ligase, translating into MTGTPKREGRGARDRLIDTEVAPHLATRVLGRSLLIFRSVDSTNDLLRSDAFRSAPAGTVIAAEEQRKGRGRLDRVWEAPPFRALLFSVLVEASGGAEEAARANLVAALAVADAVQGAGGPDLNIRWPNDLVVGDRKVCGILSEFRSDRGALIVGIGLNVNQTEEELPPNAASLRTLAGRAFPRGPLLAAILNRFEEDLDALREGGFEPLRARIEERSSLIGRTVTLDLGGGRTLTAPALAVGPSGGLILALPDGTREILAGEVVRVFASERPR; encoded by the coding sequence GTGACCGGAACCCCGAAGCGCGAGGGCCGGGGCGCGCGCGATCGGCTCATCGATACGGAAGTCGCTCCTCATCTCGCGACGCGCGTTCTCGGGCGGAGTCTTCTCATCTTCCGGTCGGTCGACTCGACGAACGATCTACTTCGAAGCGACGCGTTTCGGAGCGCGCCGGCGGGGACGGTGATCGCTGCGGAGGAACAGCGAAAGGGGAGGGGGAGGCTCGATCGGGTGTGGGAGGCACCCCCCTTTCGTGCGCTCCTCTTTTCGGTTCTCGTCGAGGCGAGCGGCGGGGCGGAGGAAGCGGCGCGCGCGAACCTCGTCGCGGCGCTCGCGGTCGCGGACGCGGTCCAGGGCGCCGGAGGACCGGACCTCAACATTCGATGGCCAAACGATCTCGTCGTGGGCGACCGGAAGGTGTGCGGCATCCTCTCGGAGTTCCGGTCGGACCGAGGGGCGCTCATCGTGGGGATCGGCCTCAACGTGAACCAGACCGAGGAGGAGCTTCCGCCGAACGCGGCCTCGCTTCGCACGCTCGCGGGAAGAGCCTTCCCTCGCGGCCCGCTCCTCGCGGCGATCCTGAACCGCTTCGAGGAAGATCTCGACGCTCTCCGCGAGGGAGGCTTCGAGCCTCTCCGCGCGCGGATCGAGGAGCGCTCCTCTCTCATCGGCCGCACGGTGACGCTCGATCTCGGCGGCGGCCGCACGCTCACCGCCCCAGCCCTCGCCGTCGGCCCCTCCGGCGGCCTCATTCTCGCTCTCCCCGACGGGACGCGCGAGATCCTGGCGGGGGAGGTGGTGAGGGTTTTCGCATCGGAGCGGCCGCGATGA
- the nadC gene encoding carboxylating nicotinate-nucleotide diphosphorylase — protein sequence MHADDARYREAAREAVRRALEEDRAEEDVTTRAVVSWEVRATGRLLFRDSAVLAGTFLFDEAFRALDPSAAIEWSKREGEKVRAGEFVSRVEGSASALLGAERVALNFVMRLSGVATLTARFVEAVGGLVEILDTRKTTPGLRVLEKAAVRMGGGTNHRMSLADLALIKENHIAAAGGIRAAVDAVRRESQGIAIEVEVRNLEEIEEVLPLHVERVMLDNFDEKATRAAVARIRRETRPPYIEISGGIDIEKARAAAALGVDGISIGALTHSAPAANVSFLIESGS from the coding sequence ATGCACGCGGACGATGCGCGATACCGGGAAGCGGCGCGCGAGGCGGTTCGCCGCGCGCTCGAGGAGGACCGGGCCGAGGAGGACGTCACGACCCGCGCGGTCGTTTCGTGGGAAGTGCGCGCGACGGGGCGTCTTCTCTTTCGCGATTCGGCCGTTCTCGCGGGGACCTTCCTCTTCGACGAGGCGTTCCGCGCGCTCGACCCCTCGGCCGCGATCGAGTGGTCGAAGCGCGAAGGAGAGAAGGTGCGCGCAGGTGAGTTCGTCTCTCGCGTCGAGGGGAGCGCCTCCGCGCTCCTAGGCGCGGAGAGGGTCGCGCTCAACTTCGTGATGCGCCTCTCCGGCGTCGCGACGCTCACCGCGCGCTTCGTGGAAGCGGTCGGGGGGCTGGTCGAAATCCTTGACACGAGAAAGACGACGCCCGGTCTTCGGGTTCTCGAAAAGGCGGCGGTCCGTATGGGCGGCGGAACGAACCATCGGATGAGCCTCGCGGATCTCGCGCTCATCAAGGAGAACCACATCGCCGCGGCAGGGGGGATTCGAGCAGCGGTCGATGCGGTGCGGAGGGAAAGCCAGGGGATCGCGATCGAGGTCGAGGTGAGGAACCTCGAGGAGATCGAGGAGGTCCTTCCGCTCCACGTCGAGCGCGTGATGCTCGACAACTTCGACGAGAAAGCGACGCGCGCGGCGGTCGCGAGGATTCGGCGGGAGACGCGCCCGCCCTACATCGAGATCTCGGGAGGGATCGACATCGAGAAGGCGCGCGCCGCGGCCGCGCTCGGCGTCGATGGGATCTCGATCGGGGCGCTCACCCACTCGGCTCCCGCGGCGAACGTGTCGTTCCTCATCGAGAGCGGATCGTGA